One Aphidius gifuensis isolate YNYX2018 linkage group LG3, ASM1490517v1, whole genome shotgun sequence DNA window includes the following coding sequences:
- the LOC122853415 gene encoding polyribonucleotide nucleotidyltransferase 1, mitochondrial, whose translation MPGLQNLRLLRNNKQLLLIKNNNNKCINIKRLYANKWDMPEAEVTLSNGKKLMTLATGKIVEFADGSGFVKMGNTRVLSTCVSKSHTSTSSGFLPLTVDYQQELRHIVKRPTNRYQETLTSRYIDRSVRPLFPSDYLYDIQLSSHPIAKDGINDPDVLAINAASLALATSDIPWNGPVAAVRVGLIDNEVVIMPTRHEREKSNLELIVTAVNNNNLVMLDGYADKVLIQDVKKAIKQGVKECQLIIQGIKKLSKDYGKIKREYEPVIKVTDELKDTIKSIAEIKLRDIFSDYKHDKMSRDKSLNNLRNNILETMKKSVSDLDLSAVVETFNVISKEIFRSLIFENDIRCDGRKLTDLRDIKCIVGEDESLHGSALFQRGQTRVHCTVTLDSLETAAKMDRISMLKSGIKDKNFYLDYVFPPYATNEIGKFGPPGRREIGHGALGGRGLYPIVPDDYPFTVGINSEVLSSNGSSSMATVCGGSLAMLDAGVPISSPASGVAIGVVTKYNNSSPDKIEDYRILTDLLGIEDYLGDMDFKIAGTDKAITSLQADIKIPGMPLSIIMESLNRAHTANNKIINIMNAALSKPRVGKPNMPVSEIIEVPIHQRGKFLGSGGRNINRIYEITGVTITNQDENCFSLFAPNETAMKEAKDIIDELLVEDKVPEFEFGGIYTAKIVEMRDNGVMLTLHPNMRPAFVHVSQLDTRSVVHPSALGFDVDHELKVKYFGRDPTSGFMRLSRKAIIATGAGPEKNFHDQK comes from the exons ATGCCGGGTCTACAAAATTTGAGGTTACTCcgtaacaataaacaattgttattaattaaaaataacaacaataagtgtatcaatataaaaagattATATGCAAATAAATGGGACATGCCAGAAGCAGAAGTGACATTGTCAAATGG aaaaaaactaATGACACTGGCAACTGGCAAAATAGTTGAATTCGCTGATGGAAGCGGTTTTGTAAAGATGGGAAACACTCGCGTGTTATCCACGTGTGTTAGCAAAAGTCACACATCAACATCAAGTGGTTTTTTACCATTAACAGTTGATTATCAACAAGAATTACGTCACATTGTTAAAAGACCAACAAATCGTTATCAAGAAACATTAACAAGTCGTTATATTGACAGATCAGTACGTCCATTATTTCCAtctgattatttatatgatataCAATTGAGTTCACATCCAATAGCTAAAGATGGAATAAATGATCCAGATGTATTGGCAATAAATGCAGCATCATTAGCACTTGCAACATCAGATATACCATGGAATGGACCAGTTGCTGCTGTTAGAGTTGGTCTTATTGATAATGAAGTTGTTATTATGCCAACAAGAcatgaaagagaaaaaagtaatttagaattaattgttactgctgttaataataataatcttgttATGCTTGATGGTTATGCTGATAAAGTATTAATACAAGATGttaaaaaagctattaaacAAGGTGTCAAAGAATgccaattaataatacaaggtattaaaaaattaagtaaagattatggtaaaataaaaagagaatatGAACCAGTTATTAAAGTAACTGATGAATTAAAAGatacaattaaatcaattgctgaaattaaattacgtGATATATTTAGTGATTATAAACATGATAAAATGTCGCgagataaatcattaaataatcttagaaataatatacttgaaacaatgaaaaaaagtgtATCAGATCTTGATTTATCAGCAGTTGTTGAAACATTTAATGTTATTAGTAAAGAAATATTTAGATcacttatatttgaaaatgacATAAGATGTGATGGTAGAAAATTAACTGATTTACGTGATATTAAATGTATTGTTGGTGAGGATGAATCACTTCATGGTTCAGCATTATTTCAACGTGGACAAACACGTGTACATTGTACAGTAACACTTGATTCACTTGAGACAGCTGCTAAAATGGATAGAATATCAATGTTAAAAAGTggaattaaagataaaaatttttatcttgattatgTATTTCCACCATATGCAACAAATGAAATTGGTAAATTTGGACCACCTGGTAGACGTGAAATTGGACATGGTGCACTTGGTGGTAGAGGTCTATATCCAATTGTTCCTGATGATTATCCATTTACTGTTGGTATTAATAGTGAAGTGTTATCATCAAATGGCTCATCATCAATGGCAACTGTGTGTGGTGGTAGTCTTGCTATGCTTGATGCTGGTGTACCAATATCATCACCAGCATCAGGTGTTGCTATTGGTGTTGTTACTAAATACAATAATTCATCACCagataaaattgaagattATAGAATATTAACTGATTTATTAGGCATTGAGGATTATTTAGGTGATATGGATTTTAAAATTGCTGGTACAGATAAAGCAATAACATCTTTGCAAGCTGATATTAAAATACCAGGAATGCCATTGTCAATTATTATGGAAAGTTTAAATAGAGCACATActgctaataataaaattatcaatattatgaaTGCAGCATTATCAAAACCTAGAGTTGGTAAACCAAATATGCCAGTTAGTGAAATTATTGAAGTTCCAATTCATCAAAGAGGCAAGTTTTTAGGTAGTGGTGGaagaaatattaatagaatttatGAAATAACTGGTGTTACTATTACAAATCAagatgaaaattgtttttctttatttgcaCCAAATGAAACAGCAATGAAAGAAGCTaaagatattattgatgaGTTATTAGTAGAAGATAAAGTACCAGAATTTGAATTTGGTGGTATTTATACAgctaaaattgttgaaatgcGTGATAATGGTGTTATGCTTACATTACATCCAAATATGCGTCCAGCATTTGTTCATGTATCACAATTAGATACACGTTCAGTTGTTCATCCAAGTGCTCTTGGTTTTGACGTTGACCATGAACTTAAAGTCAAATATTTTGGACGTGATCCAACATCTGGATTTATGAGATTATCAAGAAAAGCCATTATTGCTACTGGTGCTGgaccagaaaaaaattttcacgatcaaaaataa